The Phaseolus vulgaris cultivar G19833 chromosome 10, P. vulgaris v2.0, whole genome shotgun sequence DNA window tgAATGAAATGCTAAATAATAGTAATCTTGAACATTTTATATGAATAAGAAAGGTAATTAATGTTGtcgaaattttaaaatttgaaattctgaaaaattaaatatttgaagatttctaataataataataatgttggAATTGGAAATAGTTTGTAGCAGAAGAAATCAGAAAAATAAGATATGAATCACAAAggtaattaatgttattaatgttgttgaaatttgaaaatttgaaaaattaaatatttgaagattattagtaataataataatcttggaaTTACAAATAAGTGTGCACCAGACGAAGTCGAAAAAAGAAGATATCAATcaaaaaaggtaattaatgatcttggaattgtaaaatttgaaaatatgaaaaattaaaaatttgaatatttttaataataataataatcttggaaTTGGAAATAAGTGTTTAGCAGCAGAAGAAGttagaaaaagaagatatgaatcAGAAATGTAATTAATCATCttggaattgtaaaatttgaaaataggAAAATTAAATCTttgaagattaataataataataataataataatcttgaaattcaaaataagtgtgcagcagcagcagcagaagtcagaaaaagaagatatgaatcagaaaaaaagatatgaatttatatataattatatatatatataaattatatatttatatatttttatgtttatttcttatatattaatatttttattttttattttcttatttaaatttatatataattatataaatatataaattatatttttataaaaaaaagtgaaagaatATGCcccaaataaatcaacaaaatttGGAGCGGAATGAAacaattttatgttaaataatgAAATTTGGGTTACTCAGCTTTTaggatgaataatttttttatatataattgtttattattaCTTACTTTCTTAACAAAAATTGTTAGTTTGttataattgaattatttatctatgtgtattatttatgtttatgtaTTGTATATATTAGTTTAgcctgtttatttttttatttattcacacATGCTAAtgattatttcttatatatttctaatttttatatttattttgtcatttacattttatatatatatatatataaataaatacaaatactaAATAAGTGAATGtgatacttaaataaaaatttacaacatataaaatttctaaattatttaaaattataacggaataaaaatcctaaattatttaatgtcctatttaaataaaatatctgaaataaataaaattctaaaattattcaaaatattaataaataatatttctaaattatttaatgccctgcttatataaaaaaatgtaaataaataaaatttttaaaatatccaaaatcctaaataaatacaaattatacatatataaaatttcaaaagctttaaaaattctaaacaaatacaaaatcgtaaattattttattttctatttaaataaaatataaaataaataaaatttaaaagttttcaaaaatcataaataaataaaaatctaaaaatttgtAATGTCATTCTTAGAtagaaattgaaaattaataaaatttctaaattcatcaaaattctaaataaatccATATCCTACACTATTTTATgtcattattaaataaaaattaataaatttctaCGTTTTCTTAattcctaaataaatacaaatcctaaattattttattccctacttaaataataatctcaaataaataaaatttcaaaaattacttATTCATATATGTtcatgtttatatatattaatatttgcattataattttatttttattttattttttcttatttacacacatatatatataattatataaattatatttctataaaaaaaagtgaaagaaaatgcgtcaaataaatcaacaaaacttgAAGCGGgatgaaataattttatgataaatGACTTCGAAGAAGACAATAGTATGGTTTTCGAACCAGAGGTTAACATACCAAATAAATGAAATTCGGGTTATTAGACTCTAAGGATGAGTCATTTTTTACATAACTGTGTATTGTTACttactttttcaaaatttttgtCAATTTGTTatacttaaattatttatttatgtatattatttatgttcattgtatgtttatttatttgtattcaCATATGCTAAtgattatttcttatatatttataatttttttatttattttgtcattcatatatatatatatatatatatatgaaataaatacaagtcttaaattattgaatgttatacttaaataaaaatttaaaataaataaaacttctaaattatttaaaattttaaacaaataaaaatcttaaattatttaatgtcttacttaaataaaatatatgaaataaataaaattatgaaattattcaaaatattaataaataataattttaaattatttaatgcctacttaaatgaaaaattttaataaataaaatttctaaaatatctaaaatcttaaataaatacaaatcacaAGTTATTTTAtgtcataaataaaattttaaaagtctttaaaaatcctaaataaatacaaaatcagaaactattttatttcctacttaaataaaaatataaaataatttttttttttaaagtttttaaaaatcctaaataaataaaaatccaaaaaaattgtaaagtcattcttagataaaaataaaaaatgaattatataaattgacaataaatatttatgtgcactaGTATGTtctagattattttttggagcagaaagatgtttttcatcaCTGATtcacaaggatttgtttcttatttttataatcataataacaatttatatttctatttttaaaaaattaatgtatttttcctttttaaaattgtgttaaaatcgtattagaattgtcagaaatctaacaaatacttttttgaattggacacttcacggatacgtaACTTAcaggtgtcatacgagtgtcagTGTCCGATACGAATATCGGATACCGACACGCCATTTAAAAGAAGTGTCCGAGCTTCATAGTTACtaatatatattacaaatttataataagttaagttaaattttttaacattttaatttcatttgcttaattttacaattttcatatgtaaaagaataaattttttttaattataatattaatatttatatataataaaatgttgTAAAATTTTCCTTGCGTTGCACGGGTCAACATACTAGTATAAGCTAAAAGGAGAAAGCTGAAAGGCCCAGGAACacacaaaattacaaaaagcCCAACTTAGCAGCAGAGCAATTCGCTCAAGCAAGCCCATTCTCGCATGAGCGAGAATGCTCCAGTGGTCGCGCTAAAAATCGACGCCTTTCTCGTTTGAGCGAGAAAGCGCCAGAACCATTAAgtcattttatgttttaatcaaCAAGTCCATTAGCGCGACGCAAGAAGTCACCTAACcctagcaaattaggttaaatagggggcttgagGCTCGATCCTAGTGTGCAAGactgagaggaaaacaccattgagtgtcttgtaacccaattgggagaataaaagGTGTTAGAAGATGTGTGACTAATTCTACCTTGTGGATTTGGAAGTAATCTATTCGatctcttatgtattgaggtgatatatGAAATTAGATGTACGTAGTGGCAACATTGAACATGAACAACCGCTGGCAGTAACCACGAGGAGGAGGAAAAATAAGAACACTAATTGTACAAGCAAGAAACATGCCCAAAAATCCActaaaataattggtagttaaaactttggtagctaattcaatactaatttaaaaactatttaacaataataaaaactaatttagtaaccaattttttttatattctataaaatgatttctaatttagtcattataacaattaattattttttgtctctaaaattgatttctattttatgattttttttaatttatatttattacatatataatttattggtaatatttaggtaaatttaaatataaaatataaaatataataatatttctttataaatgttaataaaatatttttttaatattaatgacgaaatattttaatattctttaaTGCTGTtaacaaatttttatataagcataaaaaataatatttaattatatttattataaataatacatattaaattataataatattaattattattattatatttattaaatataatacatCGTAAAAAGGAATGAGAATAgttactaattattattattattcaatataATACATAGTAAAAATGAATGATAATGTCttttaattacatttattaaatatataatttattggtAATATtggtaaatttaaatataaaatataaaatattttttatactaattaataaataatttttattagagGAATCAGATAGTAAAATTTCTTTAACTAATATGTccttttatacttttattaaaattctttctatcaaataaaatagtaaatggAAGGTGACttcttaatatattattaaatgattaCAAATATGTAttcctatataaaaaaaattataaggtGTAATATCTAAAAAGATTTAAATTATAAGATTcggatttttaataaaatattaaattttctgTTGAACtccattttaaattaaattttaatacttttagTTTTAATCCAAATAAATTACACTAATATTTACAGTATATAAAAGTAATATGtttattaaaagaataatattgttttattaaaattatttcgaTAAAGacttttgttattgttattaagCCGTGTGAAGAACTTAGAGTCATATATAGTActatttaattctattattttgaaagtaaatttatgtttaaatactaacaattttgtttttatagaAAACGTGTTTCTTTAATTATTATGTGAACATTTCATAAACTTATCTAACTGTGATATTTTCACACAAATAAaagcaataatttttttttgaaataattttacaaaAGTAATCTCATTATCACAGCTTTTGATTTTGCTTTGATAGTGTTTTATGGATAAAATTTAAAGTTCATACCATAcaagttttaaaatattgttactCTCCTTAAAAGACAgcatttataaattaatgattATATAGATCTTGagcatttaattttgtttttccaattaCATAATGAAGAATCTATTTAAACCCTATATAAATCCTTTCACAAATAATCCAAAATAGTGTTATTCCTGAATTTGTTAAAAATGCAAAGGTTAATCACTTGTATCTTGATTCTAGGTTTTATTTCAGCCACATTCAGCAATGCTGAAACCCAAGTAAAATTTTTTAATGTGATGGATTTTGGAGCTCATGGTGATGGCACAAGTGATGATTCAAATGTATTTCCCTTTTTTACTTTCTTACTCTCTTTATCTCACTTCATATATATCTCTTGCTTTCTTCATTCTTGGTTTTGCTTCaccttaattatttaaataaataaataaatcccatatctttaaaatatatggtttacttttaaaatattgatcTTTTAAATATCAATCTCTCACCttatttaaactttaatatcattttaatattaattagaatgtgtttatgtttatttattttaattatttttttattctgttggagatctcacatcgattagagattagagtctttcatagtatataagtgggtgcaaacctcaaccttatgagctggatttatggggttgagttaggcttaaagtccacttcgtaatatatTCTAATCGACTTTATAATATACATGTTTATGGTTGGATGGTCTTGATactttctatatattttttccacatgctattttttttttgttttttttttattttattgtataaggGTTAAGAcatctttgattttttttaattttatttatttattgttgataaaaaataataatgtttgtaaaattaatgtaagaattgatttttttttcaagaatctTTGAATGTATTTGAAGTtgattgtaatattttttttttgttctaacCATGAAGTGATCCTTAACCATATGTGTTCTAATTGATTGTAGGCAATTGCAAAAGCATGGCAAGGTGTGTGTGAAGATCAAGGGCCAGCAAGTCTACTTATACCTTTAAGCAAAATATTTTTGGTGAAAAGATTAAACATAAGTGGTCCATGCAAAACCCCAAATGTTGGCATTAAGGTATGACTAACCAACAATATTTGATAACATCATTATAAAGTGTTTCAAtacaaaaatgaattttttttttcatttgaaaatGATGATTTTTGAGTATCACAATTCTCATATATAATCAAAATATGTTTAGTTAATACATTATTTTAAGAGTGTTGGTATATGCTTTATGAATCACATCAATTATTCATcacatttaatttcttttactaGATATCCAAATTGTTTTCAttgattgaaatatttattgtatatacaTCATTTATTCAACTAGAGTAAaagttcaaaaaaaaattatttatcaatactaaaaattaataaatatgaagtATTTTAGATATTTCAACTCTAgtacaaaactttaattatctaaaaatcttaaatttattCTCTAACTTTCTAACAAGAAATTCAAAAGTACTTTAACTCTTTATTAATTTCAACTCGTGAGAAAGAAACCAACTCAAACAAACCATTTTTCCATGATTTCCAAATATAGATTTCTTGATAGTTTTATACTGAAATACtcttaaaatgtattttttttttgtcgataaaaaatTATCTACATGATGATGAAAGTCTGatagttttcttcttttttttgttttgtatttttctcCAAATTTGTTGCAGTTTGAAGGGAAAATAGTAGCTCCATCTATGAATGAATGGGTTGGTGATTCTTTTAGTTGGATTCAGATATTTAATGTAAATGGTCTAACAATTGATGCTGATGGAGGAAGCATTGATGGCAATGGTTCTACTTGGTGGGAGAAATGCAGAAAATGCAGAAGACCAACAGTATGTAAAGTTTTCACTTCGGTTCTTATGAATAAGATTACAGTTTTTTTTGTTAATCTCAATGCCTTGTTAGTGAAAATTTTGATATGAATGTGATGCAGTCCTTGCGTTTCCATGGTTGCAATGGTCTTACTGTGAAATCTCTGAGTATGAGTAACAGCCCTGGAGCTCACATATCTGTAAATGGCTTGGATGGTGCACTCTTCTCTCAGATCAATATCAATTCTCCTCCAAATAGCCCTAACACTGATGGCTTTGACATTGCTGGTTCCAAAAATGTAGCAATTGAAGATTCCACTCTTGCAACAGGTAAACtaagaagaacaacaacatgCTTCTAAACACTTTACTTGCAGTTTTAAGATGATAACATGGAGAAAATGCTTAAAATATAGATGACAAACAAATATCTTATTCAGagtttttgcatttttttttcataaattatgatttttttgaataatttctTTTGCAAAAATAGATAAATTGTACATTATCGGAACTATTTTAGAGTGGTGTACGATTTCAATTGTTGTTTTACGTTGAAATTATATGATTTATGTATGACTTTCACTCTACAATTATCTAAATGGTTTTTTTtactagaaataaaaataataataaatatgaaccaTTTCAGGAGTGATAAGTTTTATACAAAATTGTACTTTATCTTCCTCCTACCAAGAGATGCCTACCATACTAACAAAGCCACACagccaaataaaataaaaattctcaaACAAGGCATCTAGAAACTAGCCTCATACAAGCCAAATAGGTCAAAACACCAACTAGAATAAGAGAACAAACCAAAATGAGATTTTGAagaaatccaagaccaaacctttactTGAACCATTGCGAACACTTCAGACGCGCCAGCAACGCCCCTTTTAAAGATGACATTGTTCTTGTGCTTTCAGATTTCACTCACTACTCCAACCCAAATTACACTCCAAATATCATTAACCGGACCTGAAGCATTGCACATCCTAAACTGTACAAAATTTGACACAGGATTGTTGTGAAACACAAGCGACACACCAAGCCACCCAAAACAATGACtcaaaaattatctaaatagtATACAACCtatcatttttataaataaaaaattcatcaaaaattgtaatttgtaaaaaaaattacattattttcgtgaaaaaaaaactttttcagtttataataaaatttgagtgTGCATTTTAAACTAATTAGTGTGTGAAACACTATATTTGACCTTGTCTTTCTAAGCAGGTGATGATTGTATTGCGATCAATGGTGGTTGTTCTTATATCAATGCCACTAGACTTGTTTGCCAAGGAGGCCATGGAATAAGGTTTGTATAAAAATTTATCATATAGTTTCTGCAATGTTAAATTGCACTTAAAAATTCATGTATGAATGAAGTTAAATATCTGATGGAATTGTGTGCATGAGATCTAATGAAACATGTCTGAATAACTCAGCATTGGAAGCCTTGGTAGAAATCAATCTCATGAGACAGTTGAAGAGGTACATGTATGGAATTGCAGTTTCATTGACACTACAAATGGTGCAAGAATCAAGACATGGCCGGTGAGTAACTCATATATAATGCTTCTATATGATCCTTAAGAACAAATACAATTCACTAATCAGTTAATATAATACGAAAATACataatttgaaaatgaaaatgagaaCACAAAATAGGGTAGAACAAAGTACAAAAATCACACACAAAATTCACTCTGATTAGATTATAATTAGTCTACGTCTTTGTTATGATAATTTATGagatttataatttgaaatttttctCTACATCCTCCTAGTGAAATTCTCAACTTTTATATTAAAGAGCAACTCTCTAATTCAAGTTTTAAAGTAGAAGACACAAAATAATCGTCTTACAACTTTCTACTAAAGATGTTTCTCATACAAACCAAACACGTGTATAGTGgttcaatttcaaaataacataAAACACTAACAATTATAGAAAATTTGAATAGAAGGACTAGACCATCCAAAATAACAATTATTCAACATACGCTAATATCCATTTAGACGATGATACCCATCGGATGGTCTTGAACCACTGGACAGTCTCAAATAGTTTAACACATCTAAATAGTATAAGAAAACTTGAACTTATGAACCACTTTATTGTTAACTTTCATTAGGATATATTTAATTCATCTTTCAGTGTCTCATGATaccaatttaattattatatatcttTATATTCTCTGATTTGATGCAGGGTGGATCAGGCTATGCAAGAAAAATCACGTATGAGGAAATCATACTAGAAGATGTTCAAAATTCAATTATTATAGACCAATTCTATGGGATTAAAACTCCAAATGAAGTGCCAAATAAAGTGGTATACATTTGAATTTGCATTCACATTACTATTTCAAACGTGATTTCAACAATTTTTCATCATGACTTGCTAATCGTGATTTGAAATATGTTTGGAAACAGGAAGATGCAGTGAAGGTGAGTGAAGTGACTTTCAGAGGGTTCAAGGGCACTTCTGCCAGTGCCAAGGCAATTAACTTGAACTGTAGCCCATCTGGTTGTTTCAACATTACATTGGATCAAATTTTCATTGTCCCTTCAAAATCAATCAAAATAGCTTTTGCCTTTTGCAAGAATATGGTTAATGGGACGTTTGTAGACACTGTTCCAAAAGTATCTTGTGTataaacactacaaaaaaaatcatgaaaagaaacgaattttaaagactaaaaataattagctactatagtgactaaattagagaccattttaaaaactaaaaaaaaaatagtttctaaattagtttatattattgttaaataatttttaaattggtatctgattagttaccaatgttttaactaccaattatttacgttctaaatttggtagcaaaaatcttggtagctaattagataccaatttagaaatcatttaacaataatagaaactaaattagaaaccattttttatttagtttctaaaatggtctctaatttagtcattataacaactaattattttttttctctaaaattgagtcttatttcatgattttcttgaaaGTGGTGGATATAATATAATGGAAGGGAAATTTAGCTTTTGTTAGATACTCCCTATATTCATGGCATTTTGTCAGCAGAGATATTGTGAATTTagtgtgtttttttatttacttattttcttCCTACTGTTCCTTACTTACAAAATCCCCAAATGATCATAATCATATaagttttacataaaaaaaattattccaagaaaattattgaatagaaactaaatttaaatatcaaaataattagttactatagacTAATTGGAGATTATTTTATCAACTAAATTAATGATTGATATCTGAAATAGTTTCTATCATTCATAAAAATTCATGAAGTAGTTTTTAGATTGGTATCAATCCATTAGCTATCAAAATGTTAGCttctaactactttatattctaaattaatcttttaaaaactaatttataatataaaatattagtagttaatactttatatctaaattaaatatcaatataaaatattagtagttaatactttataaatatttattaataataaaaataactttaaatattaataatttattagtctctaaaataatatttattttaattaatataatagctaattaattttttgtctctaaatttatttaattaatgttttttcttatattatagCATAAGCTACGATTTAAAATAGCTCCCATTATACTCTTAAATTCAAAACTCTCAATATCACATCGATGTTGTTAAACAATAGCAAAAAAACCGCAAGCTGATGCATTTTAATGATGATAGAACATATCTAGTGGACATATTTTCTTATCTTGATTGTTGTTTGGGTGAGGAAATTTGATTGTAAATATGTTTGTGGTTCTTTGGTTGTACCAGGGGttgttttgtttgtattatGTTTTGTCCTCTCTTTACTAAGGACTGATTATAAGGACATTGTTAGAATAGATGATGATTTCTTTTAATGTGACCTACCTTTCCTTTTCAATCTTGAGAATTTGTTTGGTGGTTTGAAGAGTGTGAAGTTTATATGTAGGTCAAGTGTTGAGCAGGTTGTCCTTGATAATTTTCTGTATAAGAGTTGGGACACTCCTGAagtgtttcattttattttatatattttttacggATATACATTGTTAGCAATCTATGAATCAATATCCACTTTGTCACTCCtaagtttattataaaaaactatatttaaaaaaacatttgaaacCAAATTCAAGTTTAGACGGAAGAAGGTATTAGTATATTGTGACGTCCATCCTAAGAcatttatctttaattaaatataaaaaaataatgaaactttaaaatatttgcttcattttataaattatcaaaattaaatatttattaatcatttaaattttaataaaatacaaatatatttatttgaacTCGTTGATGATTGACCTTATTTTTATGTATTGCATTTTAGGAAAAGTTAagattattataagaaaatcattaaatagtaactaaattttaagacaaaaaaaagtacttagtcactatattgactaaattagataaattattatatctaaaatgatttctattattaataaaactttatacaatagtttttaaattggtatctaaattagctaccaaggttttagctaataatattttagtttctaaattagtctctaaatattaatagagactaattcagaatataaaatagtaagtagctaaaacattggtagctaatggttcactacaagaaaatcatgaaatagaaaccaatttttaaagaccaaaataattaattgcaatataactaaattagagaccattttagaaactaaaaaaaaatttggttttcaaattagtttatattattgttaaatagtttctaaattggtatata harbors:
- the LOC137813220 gene encoding probable polygalacturonase At3g15720; this translates as MQRLITCILILGFISATFSNAETQVKFFNVMDFGAHGDGTSDDSNAIAKAWQGVCEDQGPASLLIPLSKIFLVKRLNISGPCKTPNVGIKFEGKIVAPSMNEWVGDSFSWIQIFNVNGLTIDADGGSIDGNGSTWWEKCRKCRRPTSLRFHGCNGLTVKSLSMSNSPGAHISVNGLDGALFSQININSPPNSPNTDGFDIAGSKNVAIEDSTLATGDDCIAINGGCSYINATRLVCQGGHGISIGSLGRNQSHETVEEVHVWNCSFIDTTNGARIKTWPGGSGYARKITYEEIILEDVQNSIIIDQFYGIKTPNEVPNKVEDAVKVSEVTFRGFKGTSASAKAINLNCSPSGCFNITLDQIFIVPSKSIKIAFAFCKNMVNGTFVDTVPKVSCV